The genome window GGCATTATTTGTTGTAATCCGGTCGATGTCGTCAAATCCGGCATTTTTGACCCCGGCCAGTTTCCGGGCAGTGTAACGCATATAAGATGGTTCGTTTCTCTTGCCCCGCTTCGGCACAGGTGCAAGATAGGGTGCGTCGGTTTCGAGCAGAAGTTTATCGAGCGGCAGATCAGCAACCACTCTGTCAACTCCCGCGTTTTTGAAGGTTATCACTCCGCCGATTCCGAGATAAAGTCCTGAATCAAGTGCCCGGCGCCCCTCTTCGGGTGTGCCGTTAAAACAGTGCCAGACCCCGTACAGTCTGCCGTCCTGTTCATCCTCGATAATATCAAGCATGTCGGCCGTACTGTTTCTGTTGTGGATTACTACCGGTTTATTAAGCGCCTTTGCAACACTGCAGTGCTGGCGGAAACTCCGCCTCTGAGCTGACACATGTTCGTCAGACCAGTAATAGTCGAGCCCGGTCTCTCCAACGGCAATGATATCCGGTGATGCGGCTAACTTGTGCAGCTTATCCTCAAATCCGTCCTGACCGGCCAGTTTGCCCGACAGGCTCTTCCCCACATCGCAGGGATGGATGCCCGCCATTTTCCGGAATTCAATACGCGGATGGGAAAGTTCATCCATCCGGGCCAGAGAATCAAAATCTATGGCCGGCATGAGAATGGATTTGACTCCGCTTTCGGAAGCACGGTCCAGTACATCCTTCAGGTCGTCCCGGAATTGCGGCAGATAGATGTGGGAGTGTGTATCGATCATAATACTGCAGGTTTCGGAATTCTGAATGTGACTCTGAAATCCAAACAACGATTTCAATGCTGCCTATGATAATCAAAACTCATAAGCTCTGCCGGTTCGTTTTTTTGAAATATCAATAACAGGGATGATTTTTTTATATGTTTAAAATTTTCGATTCATAATGTCAGGTGAACCGAAGGTCACGAAGTGAAATACCAAAACAGTCTTAATCATATGTCTGTGTGTCAGAACTCAAGATCTGTCATGGGTATTACATGTAAGCGAACAGCTTTTGAGTCCTCGTGCAAATATGCCTGTTTGAGCTATGTTATGAAAAAAAAACGTAATGGGGATAAAAAGAACAAAAGGGCTGTTACTTTTTTTTGATATGTGACAAAACGGATTGTAAGTTTTTGCAGTGTTGGTTATCCAATTACTAAAATGATGTCATTCGTTTTTGTTTTTGGATTGCAAACAACTTATATTCAAACATATTTTACACATATACCTAACGGAGTCTCGTTACCATGGCTGATAATGAAAGATTAAAGGCGCTTGACCTGGCAGTTGGCCAGATTGAAAAACAACACGGCAAGGGTACCATTATGCGTTTGGGTGATCAGCCGGTTGTCAACATTCCATCAATCTCCACCGGATCCCTGTCAGTGGATCACGTCCTTGGGGTAGGCGGTATTCCACGTGGCAGAGTAACCGAAATATACGGTCCTGAATCCAGTGGAAAAACCACACTCGCCCTGCATGTAATTGCCGAAGCACAGCGTAAAGGCGGGCATGCTGCCATGATTGATGCCGAACATGCATTTGACCCGAAATACGGCAAAGCCCTGGGAATAAAAATAGACGAACTCCTGATATCTCAACCTGACAATGGTGAGCAGGCTTTGGAAATTGCAGAAACGCTCATCCGGTCTGCTGCCCTGGATGTTGTTGTCATTGATTCCGTGGCGGCTCTGGTCCCGAGAGCTGAACTTGACGGTGAAATGGGTGATTCACAGGTCGGGTTGCAGGCAAGACTCATGTCGCAGGCCTTGCGTAAACTCACCGGCGTGGTCAACAGAACACACACGGCAGTTATTTTCATCAATCAGCTGCGTGAAAAGATAGGAGTCATGTTCGGAAACCCGGAAACTACTACGGGTGGAAAAGCGCTGAAATTCTACTCTTCCGTGCGTATTGATATCCGGAGAATCGGAGCCATCAAAAGAGGCGAGGACGTTATAGGTAACAGGACCAAAGTGAAAGTGGTCAAAAACAAGGTTGCCCCTCCTTTCAAAACCTGTGAATTCAATATTATGTACGGCCAGGGCATATCGCGGATTGCAGAATTGCTGGATCTTGCCGTGCAGTTTGACATTGTACAAAAGAGAGGAAGCTGGTACCGGTATGACGGAGAGCCTATCGGGCAGGGTACCGACTCAGCCATTCAGTTTCTCCGGGAAGATGAGGCACTCTGCGATAAAATTGAGCAGATCGTTCGCCATAAACTGATGCCGGAGCAGTACCCCGACAATGGTGAGGACCCAAATAAGCCAAAAGAAAGTAAAGAAACCTCGTCTTCTGACAAGTCTGCTGCTAAATCCGGCTCTTCGGCGTCTGGTAAGTAATCAGTTATATCAGGCTCTATGCATCTGTTACGACATCTGAGTATAAACCTCTACATCAGATTACTTTTTATTGATACCGATTGATCCATGGAAAACATACCGGATATCCTGCCGGGACGCTGTACAAACATTACGAGGCAAAAAAACAACAGTGACAGAGTCTCAGTGTTTGTAAATGGTGAATATCTGGATGGGTTTTATCAGGATGTGCTGCATGATTTCTCAATTCAGTCGGAGAGCTTGATCACCCCCGACCTGTATCTCAGGCTCCGGGAAAAAGACCGCTTCTACAAGCTCAGGCATCAAATATTCCGCTGGCTCGCTGTCAGAGACCACAGCACCGGAGAAATTCGGAATAAAAGCATGGCCAGAGGTTACACAGGTTCTGAGGCGGACGAGGCAATTTCTTATTTTGTCAGCATGTCTTATCTGGACGATTGCACATTCACAGAAAAGTTTGCAAGAGAAAAAGCAGAGTCCGGCAAGTGGGGCCCGGCAAAAATCAGGGCAGCTTTGTCCAAAAAAGGAGTAAAAAAACAGTATATTGATGCGTCGCTGCGAGGATTGTTCAGCAATGAACAATCAAGCAAAACACTTTTGAAAGCAGCATCAGGCATTCGAACGAAGTTGATGCGCACTGATGACAAACTGAAAAGAAAAAAGAAGCTGGTGGATTTTTTGATACGCAGAGGATTTCCGCCTGACATCGTATTTGAAAAATCCGATGATATTTTAAGACAGTTGGAAAATGAAGAAACTTAATGCCGAAACCTTTATTCGACTGATTATCGGCCTGGCAGCTGTTCTGCTTTTTCTGCTTATCCTCTACAGGTTTTTCACTCTTGTTCTGTATGCACTGATTGCTCTTGTTATAACCTACATTCTTGATCCTTTTGTAAACAGAATGCAGGCAGTGGGTATGAACCGGACCCTGGCCATAAGTATTGTTATTTCATCGCTGATACTTTTGCTGGTTTGGTTTTCCAGCACCATTCTGCCGGCCATCGCCAACCAGCTCATCATATTGAGCCAGCAGCTGAATATCGATGCCGTTATTGCTGTCACTGCTCAAATTGAAGAGCAGATTCTTGAACACCTGCCGTTTCTTCAGGAAGGCATATTAATTGACAATGTGCCCAATGCTGTTGATGCACTTTTCCAAACAGAAGACTTTGCTGCTACTCTCAACAACATACTTGGTATCTTCGCTGATATTTTCTGGGCCTTTCTGGTTGTTCCTTTTGCCACCTTCTTCATACTGAAAGATGGTGCGCGGCTTCGAAGAAACATTCTCCAGCTGGTGCCGAACAAATATTTTGAGACTGTACTTACCGGAATAGAGAAAATTGAAAAACGGCTGGTAACATACTTCAAAAGTGTCGGTTTGCAAAGCATCATTATTGCCACTACCGCCACAATTACGCTGAGTTTTGTTGGATTGAACAACGCTCTTTCTGTCGGAATAGCTGCCGGTGTTGCTAACATTATCCCTTACTTCGGTCCGATCATTGGTTATGTTCTTTCCATAATTGTTTCGATACTAGAGACCGGTGATTTCTCACTCGTTATTTTTGTCATAATTGCCATTGCTATCACCCAGGTCATAGATAATATTATCGTACAACCTCTTCTTTTTTCCAGGTCTGCCAATCTGCATCCTCTTGTTGTTCTTTTTGTTGTGATGACAGGTGCAGAACTGGCCGGAATATTCGGCATGCTGATAGCTGTTCCGCTCACTGCCGTAATTGTAATCACAGCTAAACAGATCAGCTGGAGTCTTGAAAATTATCACGTTTTCAGACTCACTAATAATTAACCGTATTTCTACATGACATTGCACCCACTGCCCGATAACGGTACCATCGGAGTGATGGCGCCCTCATCCCCGGTTGAAGAAGACAAGCTGGAGAATGGTATTCGCTATCTTGAAAATCTGGGCTACAAAGTACATGCAACTGATAGCTGCTATAGCCGGGACAATTACCTTGCCGGAAGTGCATCGCGACGCGCTTCCGAACTTATGGACCTGATACAGGATAAAACCGTTAATGCGATTTTCTTTGCGCGCGGAGGCTTTGGAAGTGCGGCAATGCTGCCACTGCTTGATTATGATGCTATTCGCAATGCAAGAAAACTGATGGTCGGTTACAGCGATATTACAGCCCTTCAATGGGGAATTTATGCAAAAACCGGTCTCCCCTCACTTTCCACCGGAATGCCCGCTACCGATTTTAATTCTGTTCCGGTTAATCCCGTATTTGAAGATTCATTCTGGACATTCATAAAAACCGGCAAAATTGATTACAGCCTGCAGGTGCCGTCAAACCGGAAAAATGGTACCATCTCGGGCATATCCCTTCCTGCCACATTATCCGTCGCAACAAAACTGGCAGGGTCACCCTATTTCCCGGACCTGAAGCAATCCATACCAATCCTTGAAGATGTTGGTGAGTCAAGACATAAAGTAGAAGGTTATCTCTGGCAGGCAAGACTGGCCGGCTGGTTTGACCGTGCTTCTGCCGTCATACTCGGCGATTTTGCAGAACCCGAACAGGAAACATTTCCTGACAACCCCTCACTTGACAAAGTGTTTGACCGTACTTTTGAAGGTTTGAATATCCCGGTCATACGGCATGTTCCCTACGGCCACATTGACAACAAAATTCCGTTTCCACTGGGTGTTGAATTATCGCTATCTTTTGGCTCAGATGTAAAAATATCCAGCCAAGAATCCCTGTTTGATATTTGAGTACAAAAAAAATAACTGTTTTCGCGTCCGGGTCGGGCACCAACTTCAAAAAAATACACCAGGCTGCACTGGACAACCGGATTCCTGCCTCTGTAACCTGCCTTATCTGCAACAATCCTGAAGCCGGTGCCCTTTCATACGCAAAAAAACAAGGCATACGCACCTGCCTCATATCACATACAGATTTCGATTCTGAACAGACATTTGCTGCAAGACTGAATGAGGTTCTCAGATCGGAAAAGCCCGACCTGATTGCTCTGGCCGGATATCTCAAAAAGATTCCTGATTCTGTAATCGAACAGTATCACGGTAAAATCATCAATATCCATCCTTCCCTGCTTCCGAAATATGGAGGTAAAGGCTGGTATGGCATGAAAGTGCATCAGGCAGTAATCGAAAACAACGAACCGGTTTCCGGTTGTACAGTTCATTATGTTACAACCGAATATGATGAAGGCCCAATCATTGCGCAGAAACAAATTACCGTCAGTCCTGATGATACTCCGGAGACTCTGGCGAATAAAATTCAAAAACTGGAGCATCAGCTGTATCCTGAGGTGATCAAAGATCTACTTTCCGGTAATTCATCAAAATAACCATCAATCATATTTCAGCGACAGTTTAACCTTTAAATATTTCGTTTATGGATACCTTTCTTAATCAGCTGGCCGACATCAAAGTTAAAAGGGCATTAATATCGGTTTTCGATAAGAGTGGAATTGCAGAGTTTGCCCGTACACTTCATGAGCTGGGCATTGAGATCATATCCACGGGGGGAACCGCAGAAATTTTGAGGGAGAACGGCCTGAAAATAACGGACGTATCAGAGGTTACAAATTTTCCTGAGTGTCTTGACGGCAGGGTTAAAACGCTTCATCCCCATATCCACGGAGGTCTACTGGCGCGTCCCGGAAAAAAAGATCACGCCGATACCCTGGCGGATCTAGGGATAGAGCCATTTGAGCTGGTTGTGGTAAATCTTTATCCGTTTCAGGATGCCATAACACAAAAACCCGACGATACGGGGCACGCGGTCGAAAATATTGACATCGGCGGTCCGGCCATGATCAGAGCTGCAGCAAAAAATTTCGAAAATGCATGTGTGGTCACCAACCCCCGCAATTATCCATCTGTTACAGCGGAGTTGAAATCAAAGAACGGAAGCATAGGAGCAGCGCAGCGAATCCGGCTTGCCTCAGAGGCTTTCCGGCTCACATCACACTATGATCTCCATATCACCGAGAAGCTGGCAAAAACAGCAAATGCACATTTCAGCGAACCGGGCGATGAAAAGATATCCAGGGTGCCCGGACATCTGACTATCAGCGCACCATCCCATCAAACACTTCGTTATGGGGAAAATCCGCATCAGTCTGCGGGAGTTTTCGGCAATCCCGGTGAATTCATTGAATGTTTTCATGGTAAAAAGCTGAGCTACAACAACTACCTTGATATTGACTCGGCGCTTCAGCTCGGTGCCGATTTTCATCCTGACGAGATATCCCCTGAGGAATCTTTATGTGCGATTTTCAAACATAACATACCCTGCGGCGTTGCTCTTGCCGGCAGTTCCGCGGAGGCCTGGGAGCAGGCATTCGCAACCGATACGGTATCCCCTTTCGGTGGTGTCATTCTGTTCAACAGGAAAGTTGATCCGGATACAGCCAAAGCTGTGGACCGGATATTCAGCGAAATTATTATTGCTCCCGATTTTGATGAAGACGCCCTTGAGCTGCTGACAGAAAAATCCAACCGCAGACTTGTACGGATAAAAAAATGGCCGGACGGCAGTCGTCCGCATATCCGGACCATTACAGGAGGTTACCTTTGGCAGGAAGCCGACTTCGGGTTCGGCACGGAAACCAGAGAAACTGTCACTCAGCTGGAACCTGACTCAAACCAGCAAAAATCGCTTGAATTCGCATGGAAGGTAGTCAAACACGTCAAATCCAATGCGATCGTATATGCATCCGGACAAAGAACCATCGGCATTGGGACCGGACAGCCCAACCGTATAGATGCGTCCCGGCTTGCAGTGCAGAAAGCGCGTGAATTCGGCCATTCTCTCAACAAATCCGTTCTTGCTTCTGATGCTTTTTTCCCGTTTGCTGACGGAGTTGAGGTAGCTGCAGAATCAGGATCCAGGGCAATAATACAGCCTGGCGGCAGCATACGTGATGACGAAGTCATACAGAAGGCAGATGATCTGGGCATAAGCATGATCTTTACCGGTTTGCGACACTTCAGGCACTAAAACAAAAATTTGCGAATTTGCCTAAATAGTTCGCAAAATGCCATTGATTGTCGTAAATTTGGAGATTACCGATTATCTTAACCAACCTGATAATATTATTACATATGCCGCAGTCTGAAGCAACCAGTAAACAAGCCGAAACAACCCGCAATAATTCCAAAGGCGGGCTGTTTGACTGGCTTTATACCGATATCGCCATTGACCTCGGGACAGCCAATACACTGATACACTCCAGAAACCACGGAATAGTGCTGAACGAACCTTCTATCGTTGCACTTAACACTGAGAATCAGGCGGTTGCTATCGGACATGAAGCACGTTTGATGCACGAAAAAACGCACCAGAAGATCAGAACCGTAAGACCGCTCAGAGATGGTGTTATCGCTGACTTCGAGGTTGCCGAGCACATGATTCGCGGCATGATCAAAAAGGTGAAGGTCAGATGGTACTCTTCAACCCGGAAAATGGTCGTATGTGTACCCAGCGGCATTACAGAAGTGGAAAAGCGTGCTGTTCGCGACAGTGCTGAACATGCCGGGGCAAAAGAGGTCTACCTTGTTGATGAACCCATGGCGGCAGCCATCGGCATCGGCCTTGACGTTCATGAGCCGGTCGGCAACATGATCGTGGATATCGGAGGCGGTACGACAGAAATTGCAGTAATTGCACTGTCCGGAATAGTTTATTCACAGTCGGTACGGCTTGGCGGAGATGAGCTCAACGAAGACATCATAAACTACTTCCGCAGGAACCACAATCTTCTGATAGGTGAAAGAACTGCGGAGCAGGTCAAACACATACTCGGCTCGGCAACCCCGCTTGATGAAGAGCTCGAGCTTTCTGTAAAAGGAAGGGATCTCGTAAACGGCGTACCCAGAACACGCATTGTAACTTCGAAAGACATACGTGAAGCCATATCCGAATCCGTTAATACTATTGTAGAATCTGTGACAAAATCCCTGGAGCAAACTCCGCCGGAACTGTCAGCCGATATTCTGGACCGCGGAATTTTTCTCACAGGCGGTGGAGCTTTGCTGAAAAACCTGGACAAATTGATTACGGAAACAACTGATCTGCCGGTTCATATTGCCGAAGATCCGTTAACGGCTGTTGTTCGGGGCACCGGGAAGGTTCTTGAGGACCTGGAATATTACAGAGCGATTTTAACCTGATTTATTTCCAATTGAATGCGATTTTCGCTGCGAAAGACGGAAGATGTCAAGGATCATATTATTACGCTGGTCTTTGTTCTTATCGCTTTTTTCATGATGGTTTTCCGTCATGACGGAGGACTGCAGTCTGTCCGCAAAGCCTCTGTGCTTGCCATCAGCTACCTTGAGCAGCCCCTTTCGCAGGTGCGAATATACCGCACAGCATTGCAAACAAACGAACAGCTTGGCAAGCAAAACATCATTTTACAGGATGAAATAGCCCGTCTGCGATCCGTAAAAGAGGAAAACCGTGCACTGCGCGATCTTCTTGAACTCCGTGACACCCTGCAGCATGACCTGATTCCGGCAAAAATTGTTGCCAAAAATCTTACCGGAATCAATAACTCCTTTACCATTGACAGAGGGGAACGGGACGGAGTTGAAACGGGCATGGCTCTGATCAATGCCCAGGGTCTGATCGGACAGGTCATACTTACCACCCCGGGCCACGCCCAGATCATGCCGTTTCACAATGCGATGTTTCGTGTGAGCTCACACATTCAGGGCAGCCGGGCTTACGGTATTGTATCCTGGAGTGGTGAAGGCTCCGATGAACTGGTAATGAACTACGTCCCTCAGACTATCCGGGTTTCTGAAGGTGCTGTTGTTGAAACTTCGGGTTTCAGTAATCAGTTTCCTCCGCACATTCCCATCGGCGAAGTAATCCGTACAGAGCCTGAGGAAGGCAGAGATACCCAGCAAATCTATATCAAACCCTTTGTCTCCCTGCATCAAACTGCTGAAGCTTTCGTAGTAAGATACATCCCTGAACCGGAAGTGGACGAGCTTCTGCTGCAATACGAAGGATTGTTCCAATGAAATCTAATCTGTTAAAATTCGGACTCATTGGACTTGCAGCTGTTCTGTTACAGGTTTTAATCTTCTCCCATCTAAGCTACGGTGCAGTCGAGCCCGACTTTGTTCTAATAATTCTGATTTGGGTAATAGCCACGCAGGAGCGCACTACAGCCATCCTGTTTGCTGCTTTCACAGGCTTTCTGACAGACTTTTTCCTGGATTTCTGGGGGCTTCATCTGCTCTCGAAAACACTGACCACCATGTTCGTCTACAACTTCATCCCACGGATTGAAGAGACAAAATTATTCCTTTCACAGGTATTTCTGCTCTTGCTTGTAATATCATTAGTTCATAATCTGTTATTCCTTATAGCCGCTTTCTTCACTCAGATTTACCAGGCAGAAGCGGTTTTTTTCGAGGTTTTATTCGGAAGCAGTCTGCTGACGGCCGTAATTGGTACTATTATCCATCTCTTGCGTGATAACTGAATAATCATCATGCTTCTTAACAAGAAACAGTCACACACAGCCGTATCCATACGGGTATTGCAGGTGACTATCATAACCATACTTCTCATTTTTGCGGGAAGATTGTTCCAGCTGCAAATCATCGAGCATGACAAATATGGACCTCTGAGTCTGGCGAACAGTCTGCGTCAGGAAGCTGTAAGCCCTGCCAGAGGACTTGTTTACGACAGAACCGGACGTTTGTTGATTGACAATCAGCCCATATATACCATCACGGTTACACCTGCCAATTTTGACAGAGATGCCATTCCCTTGCTGGCTGAATATCTTGAGGTGCCTCCTGCAGTGGTTGAAGACAGAATCAATACTGCCAGAAGTTACTCATGGCATCGCCCGTCAAGGATATTTACCGATGTCAGTTTCCACTCCTTTACACAAATACAGGAGAACTTGTGGAAGCTGCCCGGAATCGGCCACCACGTTGAATCCAAGCGTCACTATCCTACCGATGTTAAAGCTTCTCATATCTTTGGCTATCTTAGTGAAGTGACACAGCAGGAGTACCGGAGCTCAAACCGGTATCATCTTGGTGATAAAGCCGGAAGGAGCGGACTTGAATTTGTCTACGAACATGAGCTGCGCGGAAATCTGGGTACAAGATATATCCAGGTAAATGCACTTGGACAGGCCCTTGGTCCCTATGAAGAAGAAACCATGAGTCAGAGCCCCATCAAAGGAGCCGATATTTTCACCCATATCGATTCCGAACTGCAACTGCTTGCTGAAGATCTGATGGAGGGCAAAATCGGCGGACTGGTTGTCATGGATCCAAACAGCGGAGCCATACATGCACTTGCAAGTTCACCATCTTTTGATGTTGAGCGTCTTTCCGGAAGAATTGATATGGATTACTGGATCTCACTTCAGTCCGACACCACGCGTCCGCTCTTCAACAGAGCCATTTCCACGATGCAACCACCAGGATCCACCGTGAAACCTCTCATGGGACTGATAGGCCTGGATTTTGGTGTAGTTGACAAGGATACAGAGATTAACTGCCGGGGAGGATACACTCATGGCAGGCACTACAAGTGCCTCAAAGAGCACGGAAGACAGAATCTTGTACAGGCTATCCAGAATTCATGCAACACCTATTTCTTTTCTCTGATGCACCAGACCATGCGTGAGAAGGGCCTGAATGAATGGCACAATCATACCAGATCTTTCGGCTTAGGTGATGTCACACATATTGACCTGCCAAACGAACGCCGTGGAATTCTGCCTGACAGCGCCTATTATAACACCTATTTCGGCGGGCCCAGAGAATGGGGAATCGGGGATCTTCTGAGTGTGGGTGTGGGACAGGGTACCTTTTCAAGTTCTCCGCTGCAAATGGCTCTGATGACCTCTCGAATTGCCAATGGCGGTTACAGTGTCCGGCCTCATATTGTTGATCGTATTTCCTATCCGGACGGGTCGGCATCTGTAGTTGAGCCGGATAATGAAAAAATTGACTGGGTAAAGGATGAGGACCTCCAGGTTGTTCAGGAAGGAATGCGCCTTGCCGTAAAAAACGGCTCAGGACGATTTTATGCTGATATTGCCGATGTGGAAGTTGCCGGAAAAACGGGAACTGCTCAAAACCCGCACGGAAAAAATCATGGCTGGTTTGTTGCCTATGCTCCTTATGACAACCCTGAAATTGCCATTGCCGTGCTGGTCGAAAATGCCGGATTCGGCTCCATTTCAGCGGCACCTATTGCCGGCCTGCTCATGGAAAAGTATTTTCACGGACAGATCAGACGCCCGTGGGTTTATGACTATGTGAAAACATTCACCCCGCGTAAAGCTGAAGAGCAAGAGGACGTACTGTAATGGCCTGGTACAAAGAATTTGACTGGTTGCTTGTCTTTTGCTGGATATTTCTTTTCACAGCCGGGCTTATTGCTATTTACAGTGCCACACTGGGTCCTGTGTCGCAATTCCTCCCTGATTATATACAGAACAATTTTCTCAACCAGATTATCTGGATAGGTGTATCCATTTTGATTCTGGTTATGATTCAGTTTGCTGACCCGCGGACGTTCCAGCAGATATCCTATATTCTTTATATAGTATGTATTCTGCTGGCTATTGCGACGGTCATATGGGGTACGGAAGCCGGCGGCGCCCGCCGGTGGCTGGTTATCGGCAGCATGCGTTTTCAGATAAGTGAGATGCTGAAGCTTGCAACCATACTGGCGGTATCGAACTATCTCACCA of Natronogracilivirga saccharolytica contains these proteins:
- the mrdA gene encoding penicillin-binding protein 2, translated to MLLNKKQSHTAVSIRVLQVTIITILLIFAGRLFQLQIIEHDKYGPLSLANSLRQEAVSPARGLVYDRTGRLLIDNQPIYTITVTPANFDRDAIPLLAEYLEVPPAVVEDRINTARSYSWHRPSRIFTDVSFHSFTQIQENLWKLPGIGHHVESKRHYPTDVKASHIFGYLSEVTQQEYRSSNRYHLGDKAGRSGLEFVYEHELRGNLGTRYIQVNALGQALGPYEEETMSQSPIKGADIFTHIDSELQLLAEDLMEGKIGGLVVMDPNSGAIHALASSPSFDVERLSGRIDMDYWISLQSDTTRPLFNRAISTMQPPGSTVKPLMGLIGLDFGVVDKDTEINCRGGYTHGRHYKCLKEHGRQNLVQAIQNSCNTYFFSLMHQTMREKGLNEWHNHTRSFGLGDVTHIDLPNERRGILPDSAYYNTYFGGPREWGIGDLLSVGVGQGTFSSSPLQMALMTSRIANGGYSVRPHIVDRISYPDGSASVVEPDNEKIDWVKDEDLQVVQEGMRLAVKNGSGRFYADIADVEVAGKTGTAQNPHGKNHGWFVAYAPYDNPEIAIAVLVENAGFGSISAAPIAGLLMEKYFHGQIRRPWVYDYVKTFTPRKAEEQEDVL